A genomic segment from Methanolobus zinderi encodes:
- a CDS encoding NAD(P)/FAD-dependent oxidoreductase, with protein sequence MKNTNYDVIVVGAGPVGSTAARYAAINGASVLMVEDHASVGSPVGCTGLLSTRAVAECDVRPSDRFVLNSVRGAFVHPMNGESLPIDGKEKKAYVVSRKNFDRTLASMALESGVELKLNTRATDLKYVNGVQKLSVIENGQHREIKTGVVIGADGVRSRIARMAGLGSVKKILPGVQIEAPYNSPDTDFVELFVGSQAPGFFGWAVPVDDKISRIGLAIDSNTDESVLTCLDRMLKNNPHIASRHRGGHLDLVTGGIPIGPLEKTYAEGTLIVGDAAGQVKPTSGGGVYTGAACAKIAGELAAKAALEDDNSAQRLSEYDRRWREKLGRELAIGMNIHNFIAGLEDEKMDELIASMNKESILETITEYGDMDHPSIVVKKLLRPSNSRHLLGVFSAFAKAVL encoded by the coding sequence ATGAAGAACACGAATTATGATGTCATCGTAGTCGGAGCCGGACCTGTGGGTTCCACGGCAGCAAGATATGCTGCCATAAACGGTGCAAGCGTGCTGATGGTGGAGGATCATGCATCCGTTGGTTCACCAGTGGGATGTACGGGACTGCTGAGCACGCGGGCGGTAGCCGAGTGTGATGTCAGACCGTCTGACAGATTCGTCCTGAACAGTGTACGTGGTGCCTTCGTACATCCCATGAACGGGGAGAGCCTTCCCATCGATGGTAAAGAGAAAAAGGCATACGTGGTCTCAAGAAAGAACTTTGACAGGACCCTTGCATCCATGGCACTTGAAAGTGGTGTTGAACTAAAGCTCAATACAAGGGCTACGGACCTGAAATACGTAAACGGTGTTCAGAAATTATCCGTAATTGAGAACGGTCAGCATAGAGAGATAAAAACAGGTGTGGTCATCGGTGCCGATGGTGTGCGTAGCCGTATTGCAAGGATGGCAGGACTCGGGAGTGTTAAAAAAATACTGCCGGGAGTACAGATAGAAGCTCCTTACAACTCACCTGATACGGACTTTGTAGAACTCTTCGTCGGCTCACAGGCACCTGGGTTCTTTGGCTGGGCTGTACCTGTTGATGATAAGATATCACGCATAGGACTGGCAATTGACAGCAATACAGATGAAAGTGTTCTGACCTGCCTTGACCGAATGCTGAAAAACAACCCCCATATTGCGTCACGCCACAGGGGAGGACATCTAGACCTTGTGACAGGAGGGATACCCATCGGACCGCTTGAAAAGACCTATGCCGAAGGTACTCTTATTGTAGGAGATGCTGCGGGACAGGTCAAACCAACTTCCGGCGGAGGAGTCTATACAGGCGCCGCGTGTGCCAAGATAGCAGGAGAGCTTGCTGCAAAGGCTGCACTGGAGGATGATAATTCCGCACAGAGGCTTTCAGAGTATGACCGCAGGTGGAGAGAGAAACTTGGCAGGGAACTTGCGATCGGAATGAATATCCATAATTTTATTGCAGGACTTGAAGATGAAAAGATGGATGAGCTTATAGCTTCCATGAACAAAGAATCAATACTTGAGACAATCACCGAGTACGGTGATATGGACCATCCATCAATAGTCGTAAAAAAACTACTTAGACCATCAAACTCCAGACATCTGCTAGGGGTTTTCAGTGCCTTTGCAAAAGCTGTGCTCTAA
- the nadA gene encoding quinolinate synthase NadA has translation MNVISKENPDPVSLKEEIERLKQERDAIILAHNYQIPEVQDIADFIGDSLELARKAATLDNDVIVFCGVDFMAETAAILSPDKTVLLPAAEANCPMADMITAGELRVLKERFPDAAVVCYVNTTAEVKAESDICCTSSNAVKVVESLEEDRVIFVPDRNLGSYVARFTDKEILPWEGFCFVHDRITTLDVEEARRQHPDAEVLVHPECRAEVIDLADEVYSTSGMIKHVCTGPGKEYIIGTEIGILHRMKKDCPDKECYPLSPQAICTTMKKTDLSRVYNSLESLTPRIVVPEETADRARKAITRMLEVR, from the coding sequence ATGAACGTTATCAGCAAAGAGAATCCTGACCCGGTTTCACTCAAAGAAGAGATTGAAAGGCTCAAGCAGGAAAGGGATGCCATAATACTTGCTCACAATTACCAGATTCCTGAAGTACAGGACATAGCTGACTTTATCGGAGACTCACTGGAGCTCGCCAGAAAAGCGGCTACCCTGGATAATGATGTTATTGTCTTTTGCGGTGTTGATTTTATGGCTGAGACAGCAGCTATTCTCTCCCCTGATAAAACAGTCCTGCTGCCCGCGGCTGAGGCTAACTGCCCAATGGCGGATATGATAACTGCAGGCGAGCTGAGAGTTCTGAAGGAGAGGTTCCCTGATGCAGCAGTCGTCTGTTACGTTAATACCACAGCCGAGGTCAAAGCTGAGAGCGATATATGCTGTACTTCCTCCAATGCAGTAAAGGTTGTGGAATCACTGGAAGAGGACAGGGTTATATTTGTCCCGGACAGGAACCTCGGATCTTACGTCGCAAGATTCACCGATAAGGAAATACTGCCATGGGAAGGTTTCTGTTTCGTGCACGACAGGATCACAACCCTGGACGTGGAAGAGGCACGCAGACAACACCCGGATGCAGAAGTTCTCGTGCATCCCGAATGCAGGGCAGAGGTAATTGATCTTGCGGACGAAGTCTACTCCACATCAGGAATGATCAAACATGTCTGTACAGGTCCCGGCAAGGAGTATATAATCGGTACGGAGATCGGAATACTGCACAGGATGAAAAAAGATTGCCCGGACAAAGAGTGTTATCCGCTGTCCCCACAGGCAATATGCACAACCATGAAAAAGACCGATCTCTCCAGAGTGTACAACTCTCTCGAAAGCCTTACGCCAAGGATAGTTGTCCCGGAAGAGACCGCAGACAGGGCACGCAAAGCAATAACCAGAATGCTGGAGGTCCGCTAA
- a CDS encoding transcriptional regulator: MKLPCQMIVWDVLPAIRAAIAEELANCGLSQQEIAKELDMAPSAVSQYLSKKRGYKIVFEDNIKESIHVLAQDIKDKRVEDLPARICRICMQMREEDEQCSHQK; encoded by the coding sequence ATGAAATTACCCTGCCAGATGATAGTCTGGGATGTACTTCCCGCCATAAGAGCAGCAATCGCAGAGGAACTTGCTAACTGCGGCCTGAGCCAGCAGGAAATCGCAAAAGAGCTCGATATGGCACCTTCAGCAGTCTCACAGTACCTGTCCAAGAAAAGAGGCTACAAGATCGTATTCGAGGACAATATCAAGGAATCCATACATGTACTTGCACAGGACATAAAAGACAAGCGTGTAGAAGACCTGCCTGCCAGAATATGCCGGATATGCATGCAGATGCGTGAAGAAGATGAACAGTGCAGTCATCAGAAATAG
- a CDS encoding helix-turn-helix transcriptional regulator, giving the protein MIPQLKKLLEWNLLSYNKDSYALTPTGEAIVDNMEKLLMSLDVHENNMDYWIDHDLSPIPKELLYRIGELGECEVLEPNLPSIFEQQEEMLKRINGSSHISTFISIYHPSYLLPYSSFLDQGVDVSVIMTDQVYNIFKDDTHSQIDGPFSENSLSQSLKKEYEKEIGILLNGGNSDISIYKDRTKPVSITVSDQCMSFSLLDKNGRCTNRIILSSEPTAIKWGEELFNYYKSRSEILSD; this is encoded by the coding sequence ATGATACCGCAATTAAAAAAGCTTCTTGAGTGGAATCTCCTGAGCTATAACAAGGACAGTTATGCTCTTACACCAACAGGAGAAGCCATAGTGGATAATATGGAAAAGCTCCTCATGAGCCTGGACGTGCATGAGAATAACATGGATTACTGGATAGACCATGACCTTAGCCCGATACCAAAGGAATTGCTGTACAGGATAGGAGAGCTGGGTGAGTGTGAAGTGCTGGAGCCGAACCTGCCAAGTATCTTCGAACAACAGGAAGAGATGCTCAAAAGGATCAACGGTTCAAGTCACATATCAACGTTCATTTCCATATATCATCCTTCATATCTGCTGCCATATTCCAGTTTTCTTGACCAGGGTGTCGATGTCAGTGTGATCATGACGGATCAGGTATACAACATATTCAAAGACGACACACATTCGCAGATCGATGGCCCGTTTAGCGAGAATTCACTCTCGCAATCGCTTAAAAAGGAATATGAGAAGGAGATCGGAATACTTCTGAACGGTGGTAACTCAGATATTTCCATCTATAAGGACAGAACAAAACCCGTAAGTATCACTGTAAGTGACCAGTGCATGTCTTTCTCACTCCTTGACAAAAACGGAAGATGCACTAACCGTATAATCCTGAGTTCCGAACCAACGGCAATCAAATGGGGTGAAGAACTTTTCAACTATTACAAAAGCAGGTCCGAAATACTGAGCGACTGA
- a CDS encoding aminotransferase class V-fold PLP-dependent enzyme encodes MDIKNIRNDFPLLKDLAYMDNAATSLSPETVIHAMNEFERHYRSNVGRGVHRLTTVSTQRYWDAHRKVAEFIGGENGTTVLTRNTTEAVNMVACGIKWQSGDRVVSTLLEHHSNFLPWMKLGERGVDFTLIEPHPDGSIDSAAFEDAIDDNTRLVALTHASNVLGNVLPVKEIASICKEHGAKLLVDAAQSVPHMPVDVEEIGCDYFCFSGHKMLGPTGTGILWMKEEDIEPLLLGGGAIDSVSRDKYTLAEGYQKFEAGTPNISGMIGLGYAVDYLEKLGTDKIERHEKKLTGRLIQGLEEIENVHLYGPHELDHRIGVVSFNVEGIHPHEVSHILDEASGVITRSGEHCCQPLMEYMGLQNGTVRASVYLYNTEEEIDLLLDTVEEITRRL; translated from the coding sequence ATGGACATAAAAAACATCAGAAATGATTTCCCGCTCCTCAAGGATCTTGCCTACATGGACAATGCCGCAACCAGCCTTTCTCCTGAAACTGTTATTCATGCAATGAACGAATTTGAAAGGCATTACCGCTCAAACGTAGGAAGAGGAGTACACAGGCTGACAACGGTCTCAACCCAGCGTTACTGGGATGCACACAGGAAAGTAGCGGAGTTCATAGGCGGTGAAAATGGCACTACTGTTCTCACCAGGAATACCACAGAAGCTGTCAACATGGTTGCCTGCGGGATTAAATGGCAAAGTGGAGACAGAGTTGTGAGTACACTGCTGGAACATCACTCAAATTTCCTTCCCTGGATGAAGCTGGGTGAAAGAGGAGTGGATTTTACACTGATCGAGCCTCACCCGGATGGCAGCATAGATTCCGCTGCTTTTGAAGACGCAATCGATGATAATACCAGACTGGTAGCACTGACCCATGCATCCAACGTCCTTGGAAATGTGCTGCCGGTAAAGGAGATCGCATCGATATGCAAGGAACACGGAGCAAAACTTCTGGTGGACGCCGCACAGTCGGTTCCACATATGCCGGTAGATGTAGAGGAGATAGGATGTGATTATTTTTGTTTTTCAGGCCATAAGATGCTCGGACCCACGGGAACCGGCATACTCTGGATGAAAGAAGAAGATATTGAACCTCTATTACTCGGAGGCGGGGCCATTGACAGTGTTTCCCGGGATAAGTATACACTTGCTGAAGGGTATCAGAAATTTGAAGCAGGGACACCTAACATCTCAGGCATGATAGGTCTGGGATATGCCGTCGATTACCTGGAAAAGCTGGGAACGGATAAGATCGAAAGACATGAGAAAAAACTCACCGGCCGATTGATTCAGGGACTTGAGGAGATAGAAAACGTGCATCTTTACGGTCCTCATGAACTTGATCACAGAATCGGGGTAGTTTCCTTCAATGTGGAAGGGATACATCCGCATGAGGTATCACACATACTTGACGAGGCTTCCGGTGTGATCACAAGATCAGGAGAACATTGCTGCCAGCCACTTATGGAATATATGGGACTTCAGAATGGCACTGTACGGGCAAGCGTTTACCTTTATAATACAGAAGAAGAGATAGACCTCCTTCTGGATACAGTTGAAGAGATCACCCGGAGGTTATGA
- a CDS encoding HesA/MoeB/ThiF family protein — MLSEQELIRYSRQIMLFGEEGQRSLKNARVFIAGAGGLGCPVALYLAVAGVGHLRIADKDTVDLSNLNRQVLHWNPDIGKEKVVSVEEKIHSINPDVEVETFNCTIDGSNVSELIGDSDLIVDAMDNYDTRFLLNRVSRDKGIPLMHGAVRGFDGQATTIIPGKTACLHCLFPSAPPGELFPIVGATAGIIAMVQANEVIKYLVGSGELLTDRLLIWNGLSSEMEYLNYSKRCDCSICSTNSDDE; from the coding sequence ATGTTGAGTGAGCAGGAACTAATACGCTATTCCCGTCAGATCATGCTCTTTGGAGAAGAAGGACAGAGAAGTCTGAAGAATGCACGTGTGTTCATTGCAGGCGCAGGTGGGCTCGGATGTCCGGTAGCGTTGTACCTTGCTGTTGCCGGTGTCGGTCATCTGAGGATCGCAGATAAGGATACCGTAGATCTTTCCAACCTTAACAGGCAGGTACTCCACTGGAATCCCGATATCGGCAAAGAGAAGGTAGTTTCCGTTGAAGAGAAAATCCATTCTATCAATCCTGATGTTGAGGTGGAGACCTTCAACTGTACCATAGACGGGTCAAACGTGTCGGAACTCATAGGAGACTCCGATCTTATAGTGGATGCCATGGACAACTATGATACGCGTTTTCTCCTGAACAGGGTATCTCGGGATAAGGGTATTCCTCTTATGCACGGGGCTGTCAGGGGTTTCGATGGCCAGGCAACAACCATAATACCAGGAAAAACCGCATGTCTGCATTGTCTTTTTCCTTCCGCTCCGCCGGGTGAGCTTTTTCCCATTGTTGGCGCCACCGCGGGTATAATTGCCATGGTGCAGGCAAACGAGGTTATCAAATACCTTGTTGGAAGCGGTGAGCTGCTTACGGACAGACTCCTGATCTGGAACGGCCTTTCTTCCGAGATGGAATATCTTAACTATAGTAAAAGATGCGACTGCAGTATTTGCAGCACAAATTCAGATGACGAATGA
- a CDS encoding homocitrate synthase/isopropylmalate synthase family protein, with the protein MKTYRDYDDLPKIKLPYGQEVSISDSTIRDGAQMPGIVVRSHHKVKIYEYLHRIGIEKLETFVYNERDRKAISLMQDMGYEFPEITGWARANPADIDMVLDVDGIEETGILMSVSDPHIFDKMGLPSREAAEEKYLEALQYAVDHGLRTRAHIEDMTRADNYNFVFPLIEKIIDIDPECTIRICDTIGYGVPFTGVDEPYGIPTIVRYLKEKINVKNIETHCHDDFGLAVPNSLAGYWHGANWSNVTFLGIGERSGNAEMEKLLLFLKRRIEGFDKYNLDCVAEFSRYMEKEIGIRIPRNKSVIGNNVFAHESGIHTAGVIKNPFTYEPYPPEIVGGKRNFLVGDSSGIEVLRFKVQETLNELMDVNIEIEKNDKRLRSIQADIQKLYNEDKRVSCISDEEILGYVKKYFMFNPMVRKEMHRDEDGEKEVKSEATPGIKPRMHDTID; encoded by the coding sequence ATGAAAACATACAGGGACTATGATGACCTTCCGAAGATAAAATTGCCATATGGGCAGGAAGTGTCAATCAGTGACAGTACGATACGTGATGGTGCCCAGATGCCAGGTATCGTTGTGAGAAGTCATCACAAAGTGAAGATATACGAATATCTGCACAGAATAGGCATTGAAAAGCTGGAGACATTCGTCTACAACGAAAGGGACAGAAAAGCCATCAGTCTGATGCAGGACATGGGATACGAATTCCCCGAGATCACAGGCTGGGCCCGTGCAAATCCTGCAGACATAGACATGGTCCTGGATGTTGACGGTATTGAAGAGACAGGCATCCTCATGTCAGTGTCAGACCCGCACATCTTCGACAAGATGGGTCTGCCAAGCCGTGAGGCGGCTGAAGAGAAGTACTTGGAAGCACTTCAGTACGCTGTTGACCATGGCCTCAGGACAAGAGCACACATTGAGGATATGACCCGTGCTGACAACTATAATTTCGTCTTCCCTCTTATCGAGAAGATCATAGACATCGATCCAGAGTGTACGATACGTATCTGTGATACAATCGGTTACGGTGTACCTTTCACAGGTGTGGATGAACCTTACGGCATACCCACCATTGTCAGGTACCTCAAGGAAAAGATCAACGTCAAGAATATCGAGACCCACTGCCATGATGATTTCGGCCTTGCAGTTCCGAACTCTTTAGCAGGCTACTGGCATGGCGCCAACTGGTCGAATGTCACTTTCCTTGGAATCGGGGAAAGATCAGGTAACGCAGAAATGGAAAAGCTGCTTCTTTTCCTGAAGAGGCGTATTGAAGGATTCGACAAATATAATCTTGACTGTGTTGCCGAGTTCTCCCGGTACATGGAGAAGGAGATCGGTATCAGAATACCAAGGAACAAGTCTGTTATCGGTAACAACGTCTTTGCCCATGAGTCAGGAATCCACACAGCAGGTGTAATCAAGAATCCGTTCACCTACGAACCATATCCACCTGAGATCGTTGGAGGAAAGAGGAACTTCCTTGTGGGTGATTCGTCAGGTATTGAAGTCCTGAGGTTTAAGGTACAGGAGACCCTGAATGAACTGATGGATGTTAACATCGAGATAGAGAAGAATGACAAGCGTCTGCGTTCCATACAGGCCGATATCCAGAAGCTCTACAATGAGGATAAAAGGGTTTCATGTATTTCCGATGAGGAAATTCTCGGATACGTCAAAAAATACTTCATGTTCAACCCCATGGTCAGAAAAGAAATGCATCGTGATGAAGACGGCGAAAAAGAAGTCAAATCAGAGGCCACACCCGGCATCAAACCGCGCATGCATGATACCATAGACTGA
- the thiS gene encoding sulfur carrier protein ThiS, giving the protein MKINLSSGKTKEMDIDSLTVENLLSELQISQSEVIVVMNGEVIPEDHVLRNEDEIRIIHVVFGG; this is encoded by the coding sequence ATGAAAATAAACTTAAGTTCCGGAAAAACAAAAGAGATGGATATCGATTCCTTGACTGTGGAGAATCTCCTCTCGGAGCTTCAAATCAGCCAGAGCGAGGTCATAGTGGTCATGAACGGTGAGGTAATACCCGAGGATCATGTCCTCCGCAATGAGGATGAGATCCGTATTATCCACGTTGTTTTTGGCGGTTAA
- a CDS encoding alpha/beta hydrolase gives MSKKQNSKKKNSSTDQNIRKRRIVMVLGVLLIVAGFLGIDLNPEDDDGWTVSDEGILSYARMEEIQYSYEELNGNTTDTLKLITFESRGAQIEGILRIPQSDTRVPGVVLLPGAGVTKEMQNRVPETLAELGYASFTIDQRNLGGINPESDLELFKKGEEPLEYLMVYDAMMAADVLQDQARVEDNIAMLGLSNGGRFAIIATAIDPDIKGVIAISTGGYDTDSIDRNMVADETAYRFYTSIDPDNYLDMIPPRRLVMFHSVNDSIVPYEMAHKTFSKAEEPKAFYGLTGDTHGYSHAAEGYLEKELDLIFN, from the coding sequence ATGAGTAAAAAGCAAAATTCAAAAAAGAAGAACTCTTCAACTGATCAAAATATCCGGAAACGCAGAATCGTGATGGTACTGGGAGTTCTCCTTATAGTTGCAGGATTTTTGGGAATAGATCTGAACCCGGAAGATGATGATGGGTGGACCGTTTCTGATGAAGGAATACTATCCTATGCCCGGATGGAAGAGATTCAATATAGTTATGAAGAGCTGAACGGTAACACCACTGATACCCTGAAACTTATCACTTTTGAAAGCCGGGGAGCTCAGATAGAGGGAATTCTAAGAATACCACAGTCTGATACCAGAGTTCCGGGAGTGGTATTACTTCCCGGAGCAGGTGTCACAAAGGAAATGCAGAATAGAGTGCCTGAAACATTAGCAGAGCTGGGATATGCATCGTTTACGATAGACCAGCGCAATCTGGGAGGCATCAACCCCGAATCAGATCTCGAGCTTTTCAAAAAAGGCGAGGAGCCTCTGGAATACCTGATGGTATACGATGCCATGATGGCTGCTGATGTTCTGCAGGACCAGGCCCGTGTGGAGGATAATATCGCAATGCTGGGGCTTAGCAACGGCGGAAGGTTTGCAATTATTGCAACTGCCATAGATCCTGATATAAAAGGCGTGATCGCCATCAGTACAGGTGGCTATGATACAGACTCCATTGACAGGAACATGGTGGCGGATGAAACTGCTTATAGGTTCTACACATCCATAGACCCGGATAACTACCTGGATATGATCCCACCCCGCAGGCTGGTCATGTTCCATTCAGTCAATGACAGCATTGTTCCCTATGAGATGGCACACAAGACATTTTCAAAAGCAGAGGAACCAAAAGCTTTCTATGGACTTACAGGGGACACTCATGGATACAGCCACGCCGCAGAGGGGTATCTGGAAAAAGAACTGGATCTGATATTTAACTGA
- a CDS encoding HAD family hydrolase, whose protein sequence is MFADRQYPVHKNNIRGIIFDMDNTLFDFVEAKISACTAIIEHIGNGDGHELFNYFRRGIHGFESTENISDYMKDNGLFSENRFLECCGIYEKEKLRSVRLYPGVRNTITKLRSMDIMLGILTDAEMKNARARLEKVRLYDHFDSLFTFDITGSKKPSHGAFTYALDSMKLEASETLFVGDSLRRDIAPSRRLGMLTAHAIYGDRNTDMDRENIEEKPDHVLNNFSDILELIKDGDEDEEHEL, encoded by the coding sequence ATGTTTGCAGACAGACAGTATCCGGTGCATAAGAACAATATCAGGGGAATTATCTTTGATATGGATAACACCCTCTTTGATTTTGTGGAGGCAAAGATATCTGCCTGTACGGCTATTATTGAACATATTGGCAATGGAGACGGACATGAACTCTTCAATTACTTCCGCAGGGGCATACATGGGTTTGAGAGTACCGAGAACATAAGTGATTATATGAAAGACAACGGTCTCTTTTCCGAAAACCGTTTTCTTGAATGCTGTGGTATATACGAAAAAGAGAAGCTACGATCAGTACGACTCTATCCCGGCGTCAGGAACACCATAACGAAGCTCAGGTCAATGGACATCATGCTGGGGATACTTACGGATGCGGAAATGAAGAACGCCAGGGCAAGACTGGAGAAGGTCAGGCTTTACGATCACTTTGATTCGCTCTTCACATTCGATATCACCGGATCTAAAAAACCTTCACACGGGGCATTCACCTACGCCCTTGATTCCATGAAACTCGAAGCCAGTGAAACACTGTTTGTAGGAGACAGTCTGAGAAGGGACATCGCACCTTCCAGACGTCTCGGAATGCTGACAGCTCATGCGATCTACGGGGACAGGAACACCGACATGGACAGGGAGAATATTGAGGAAAAGCCGGATCATGTGCTCAATAACTTCAGCGATATACTTGAGCTTATAAAAGACGGAGACGAAGATGAAGAACACGAATTATGA
- the fdhD gene encoding formate dehydrogenase accessory sulfurtransferase FdhD codes for MFRELPCIKAEGESFTQDVHPVIEEMPLAVSVNGRHALTAMTSPVMLREFVIGFLYTERIIKDIEEIESIRFEENTASVLTTNPFKILTSQKTVLSGCGGSMSFLDVEKLPEIDSDLTIDADSIRESVKEALHSELHVKTGGIHVVGLYGKDGRVAVVEDIGRHNALDRVIGYALEKDIDLSETYVICSGRISSEMVRKCLVANIPAIISRGATTTLAIDIAKARGLTIIGFVRGKKMNIYSGGQRVADMSSGDAGYLEAKMEEEKEI; via the coding sequence ATGTTCAGAGAGTTACCATGTATCAAAGCAGAAGGGGAATCGTTCACACAGGATGTTCATCCGGTCATAGAGGAGATGCCACTTGCTGTCAGCGTAAATGGGCGCCATGCTCTCACGGCCATGACAAGTCCCGTGATGCTCAGGGAATTCGTTATCGGTTTTCTGTATACCGAGCGTATCATCAAGGATATTGAAGAGATAGAATCTATCCGCTTTGAGGAAAATACCGCAAGTGTACTCACGACAAATCCCTTCAAAATACTCACATCGCAGAAAACCGTGCTAAGCGGCTGCGGCGGAAGTATGTCCTTCCTTGATGTTGAGAAGCTTCCTGAAATAGATTCGGACCTCACGATCGATGCAGATAGCATAAGGGAATCCGTGAAGGAGGCTCTGCATTCCGAACTGCATGTTAAGACCGGAGGCATACACGTAGTCGGCCTGTATGGCAAAGATGGCAGGGTAGCGGTTGTGGAGGACATAGGCAGGCATAATGCCCTGGACAGGGTGATAGGATATGCCCTGGAGAAGGATATCGACCTTTCGGAAACATATGTTATATGCTCAGGAAGGATATCTTCTGAGATGGTACGTAAATGTCTTGTGGCAAATATCCCGGCCATAATCTCAAGGGGTGCCACCACAACGCTGGCGATTGATATAGCAAAGGCCAGAGGGCTGACTATAATCGGCTTTGTCAGAGGGAAGAAGATGAATATCTATTCAGGAGGACAGCGCGTAGCAGATATGTCCTCCGGGGATGCCGGCTATCTCGAAGCAAAGATGGAAGAAGAGAAAGAGATATGA
- a CDS encoding amino acid-binding protein, which yields MWSILLNKFEKHPAQQKVLRLLFERGFQVNDEGKVISGAIEIAHTQLAREAGVDRRVVDSTTETILSDELLRKIFQNVRSIPFLRDVAPLLGLGVIIITPDDAVNKGIIAEVSTVIAHHDISIRQAVSDDPFFTTEPKLTIITDTKVPGSIVEELLALRTVRGVSIY from the coding sequence ATGTGGAGTATACTACTCAATAAATTTGAAAAACATCCCGCACAACAGAAAGTTCTGCGACTTCTGTTCGAGCGCGGCTTCCAGGTCAACGATGAAGGGAAGGTAATATCAGGTGCTATCGAAATCGCCCATACCCAGCTCGCAAGGGAGGCGGGTGTCGACAGGCGTGTTGTGGACTCGACAACAGAGACAATATTATCCGATGAACTCCTGCGCAAGATCTTCCAGAATGTAAGATCGATCCCCTTCCTGCGTGATGTAGCCCCGTTACTGGGACTTGGTGTCATCATAATCACGCCGGATGATGCGGTAAATAAAGGCATCATCGCAGAGGTATCCACAGTCATCGCGCATCATGATATAAGCATCAGGCAGGCGGTCTCGGATGACCCGTTCTTCACCACGGAGCCAAAACTTACAATAATCACTGATACAAAGGTTCCGGGTAGTATTGTTGAGGAACTCCTGGCTCTCAGAACGGTCAGAGGCGTAAGTATCTACTAA